The stretch of DNA AACCTGGAGATAGGGTGCGGCCAGCGTGATGGCTTGCTTATCTACCGTCCAGCGCAGGCTACCGCGAGCACGCTCATACGCCCAAGGCTCGGGAAAAAGCTCGGCCAGATGCAGCGCAAAATTGTGATTATCGAAACGAAGCTCGCCGCCGGCCAGATTGCCTTCGACGGCACCGCTGACGTTGCTCACCGCGGGCACCCACTGATGGGCGGCGATGCTCACCGCATCGAGGTTAGCGGTGTACCTCAAACGTTCGGCGCTCGACGCCGTCGGCTGATAATCGAGCTGCAGATTGCGTAGCGTTCCGCTCGGAGCCAACCCAAGCAGATAGTCGTTTGCTACATCGGGCAGCGGAGCCGATGCATGAACCAGCGCCGCCACCGGCCCGATCGCCAGATGGTCGGCTCGCAGGTGCCACCGATTCTCATCGGTGTGCTGCTGGACCACCACCGCGGTGTCGCGCCAACGTTGCTCATTGAAGGTAAAGGCCAAGCCATTCAGTTGCAGTCGATAGCCATGAATCGTCCGGTCCAAATACGCCTGCACCGCCAGATCGCCGACCTGAACCGGCTCGCGTTTCTCTCGGCCTATCTGTAGAGCCGGCACGTTCAGACGGGCCACCGCGCGAGCCAGGCCGCGCTCGCGCCAGTCGAGCCATACTTCCCCTCCCGCTTCGAGCTCGGCCAGCGTCCAGCTGGCGCTCAGACTTGCCGGCGCCCAGGCCGCCCAATCGCTCTGCGGCAGGCTGAGATAGAGTTTGGCCTCGGTGGCTCGCCAGTCTTGCACGGGCACCCGAGCCTGAGCATTCAAACTCAGTGGCTGCCCGTCCGGCAGCAACAGGCGGCCATCGAGGCGAAGTCGCTCACCGGCGATGCGCAATTCGAGGTTGGCATAAGTCAGCGTGAGTGGCGCTTCGCCATTCGCCTCAAGGGTAATTTGGCTATCCAGGAGCCGCAGCCGTTGAATCTTCTTCAGTTCGGCGAACAGCTTGGTCAGATCGGTGGGCGCTTGCCCGCCGCGGTCCGGCAGCCCTTCGACACCCCAGCTGCCATCCGCACGTTGCTTGACGCTCAGCTGCGCCCCAACGAACTCGACACTTTGCAGCTTCAACTGACGGGACAGGATGCTGGCAGCCACATCCGGGACCAGTGCGAGCCGATCCAACCGCACGGCCGCATCCCCTTCACCCAGGATCACATCGTGAGCAAGCAGCTGGGGTGAAAAGCCCTCCCAACGCCCTTCCAGCTTGCCGAGTGCGACCGGCATCTGTAGCAGATCTCGAGCCTTGTCCTGCACCTCAAGACGGTACTCCGACGCCAACGGCAACAATTGCCGGCCAAGGCTCACGTAGAGCGCCAGGAGTATCAGTCCGATCGCGCCCAGCCAGAGGCTACGGCGTAGAACGCCGAGAACATGTACCAGGAGCTGACTCATACTGATTTGCCCCGCACACCCAGGCCACGATGGCCTAACTCGCGTCTATTCAGAGCAGCACCACGTCGTACTGTTCCTGGGAATACATGGTCTCAACCTGGAATTTGATCGAGCGGCCGATGAAGCTCTCGAGATCGGCGACGTTGCCCGACTCCTCGTCCAGCAGACGGTCGATCACCTTTTGGTTTGCCAGCACGCGATAGCCTTCCGGCTGATAGGCGCGGGCTTCGCGGAGGATCTCGCGGAAGATTTCGTAGCAGACCGTTTCTGGCGTCTTCAGCTTGCCGCGCCCCTGGCAACAAAGGCAGGGTTCGCAGAGCACTTGCTCAAGGCTCTCGCGGGTGCGCTTGCGCGTCATCTGTACCAGGCCTAGTTCGGTAATCCCGATGATGTTGGTCTTCGCGTGGTCGCGCTCAAGTTGCTTCTCCAGGGTGCGCAGAACCTGCCGACGGTGCTCCTCGTCCTCCATGTCAATGAAATCGATGATGATGATGCCGCCGATGTTCCGAAGCCGCAGCTGACGCGCGATGGCCGTGGCTGATTCGAGGTTGGTCTTGAAGATGGTCTCTTCAAGGGTGCGATGACCAACGAAGGCACCGGTATTGACATCGATGGTGGTCATTGCCTCGGCCGGATCAATGATCAGGTAGCCGCCGGACTTGAGCATGACCTTGCGCTCGAGGGCTTTCTGAATCTCGTCCTCGACACTGTAGAGATCAAAAATGGGGCGCTCGCCCGGATAATGCTCCAGCTGCTCGCCGAGCTCGGGCATCAGCTCGCCTACGAACTGGCTGACCTTCTGGAAATTCTCGCGGGAGTCGATGCGAATCTTTTCGATGCGCGGGTTGACCAGATCACGCAGCGTGCGCATGGCAAGCGACAGGTCTTCATAGATGACCGAAGGCGCACCGGCGGTTTTCATCTGGCTGTCGATCTGCTCCCAGAGCCGGCGCAGGTAGCGGATGTCCATCAGGATCTCGTCGCTCCCGGCTCCCTCGGCCGCGGTGCGCAGGATGAAGCCACCGGTTTCCTTGATCCCTTCGGCCTCGATGCACTCGGCGACCACCTGCTTGAGCCGCTCACGCTCGCCTTCATCTTCAATCCGCAACGAGATGCCGACGTGGCTGGTCTTGGGCATGTAGACGAGATAACGCGAGGGTATCGATAACTGAGTGGTCAGCCGAGCGCCCTTGGTGCCGATCGGGTCCTTCGTGACCTGCACGATCAACGCCTGCCCGTCGTGCACCAGCGCGCTGATCGGCTCAACCGCGTTGCCTTCTCGGCTCGAGATTTCCGAGGCATGAATGAAGGCGGCACGCTCCAGGCCAATGTCTACGAAGGCCGCCTGCATGCCCGGAAGCACCCGCACCACCTTGCCTTTATAGATGTTGCCAACGATGCCCCGCCGCTGGGTGCGCTCGACATGCACTTCCTGTAGGACACCGTTTTCCACCACCGCCACCCGCGATTCCATCGGGGTGATGTTCATCAGGATTTCTTCGCTCATTTTTATTCTCGGCCGATGGACGGGTGAACCAGCCGAAGCTGACCAATGGGTTCGATTCTAACGGGATACGCCGTCAATCCACAGGCTCTAGACGGAGCTTTTGGTCCAGTACGCTACCCCATGTGCATCGAGCAGCTGCGCAGTCTCACATAACGGCAAGCCGACTACGCCGGAGTAGCTACCTTCCAAGGCGCTGACAAATACCGCCCCCCAGCCTTGGATGGCGTAGCTACCCGCCTTGTCCTGCGGCTCGCCGCTGGCCCAGTACGCCTCAGCCTCGTCGCGCCTGATGGCGCGGAAGCGCACGCGACTGGTCACCAGACGGACCACGCAACCCGACTGGCTTGCAAGGGCAACGGCCGTCATAACCTCGTGCTCGCGACCTGACAGCGCCTCCAGCGTTGCCAGCGCCTCTGCCCGGTCAGCAGGTTTTCCGAGAATTATCTGATCCAGCACGACCGTGGTGTCTGCACCGAGCACACACGCGGACGCATCGTCGGCGAGCGCCAGACCCGCCAGGGCCTTCTCGCGCGCGAGGCGTTGGACGTAGACCTCAGGCGTCTCATTGGAATCGGGCGTCTCATCGACAGAGACCGACAGAAGAGAGAAGGGAACGCCGATCTGCCTCAGCAGTTCGCGGCGGCGCGGTGACGCGGAAGCGAGAAACAATGCAGGCATGCTGCCTCCTTGCGTGAAGAGCGAGGCAGGTTCGCATATCCACACAAAACCCGGAAGTTGCCGGGCGGACCGATTACCGAGTCAGTAGACGTTGAAGCGCCGCCGCGCCCATTGCAGGGCGACGAAAACCCACGGCCAGAGCAATGCGCTCACAGGCACCGGGACGAGGAAAAGAAGCGTGGGCGGGCGGTTGCCAGTCAAGGTGTTCAGCCATAGCTGCACAAGCTGCCCGAGCCCGAGAATGACCAGCAATACCAAGCTTTGCTGCAGCAACGGGAACATGCGCAGACGCTGCTGCAGGCTCAGCACCAGAAACGTCACCAGGATCAGCGGCAGCCCGTTCTGCCCAAGCAGGGTGCCCGACAGGACATCGAGCATCAGGCCGAAGAAAAACGCTGCGCCCATGCCGCCCCGGTGGGGCAACGCGATCGCCCAGTAGGCGATGAACATGCCGAGCCAGAGCGGACGCGCGAGTCCAAAGCTCTCCGGCATTGGCGCCACGCTGAGCAGCAGAGCGACCAACAGCGACAGCCAGATAACCCAGCCATTGTTCAATCGTCCGCTGATCATTGCGGCGCCCCGGCAGATTCCGGCGTGGTATTCGGGGCAACGGGTGCTTGGGAGGGCGGTTCCGCTGAACCCTCCGTGGACTCAGGTGAAGCCTGCTCGGCGGCCTCGCGATCGGCGGACTCCTGCGCCTGGGCAGCCGCCGTGGCGCGCTCCTCTGGTGATCGCGAATCGCTGAAAACCAACAGTAGATAACGGCTGCGATTGAGCATGGCCGTGGGAATGGCGCGGACGATCAGGAAAGGCTGGCCCGATCCGCGCACCACTTCAGTCACCTGGGCCACCGGATAACCGCTAGGAAAGCGCTGCCCCAACCCCGAACTGACCAGTAGATCGCCCTTTTTGATGTCGGCTGTCTCAGCCACGTGCCGCAGCTCGAGATAATCCGGACTACCGGTGCCCACCGCAATCGCGCGCAGCCCGTTGCGATTGACCTGTACCGGGATACTGTGGGTCACGTCTGTCAGCAGCAACACGCGTGCGGCATAGGGCATCACCTCGACGACCTGCCCCATCAGCCCGCTGGCATCGAGCACCGGTTGACCGAGAAACACGCCATCACGCTCACCCTTGTCAATGAGGATCCGATGCGTGAAGGGATTTGGATCCAGCCCAATCAGCTCGCTGACGATCACCTTGTCGTCTACCAGCGCCGCTGAGTTGAGCAGTTCGCGTAGGCGCACATTCTGCTCGGTCAGCATCGCCAGCTTCTGCAGACGCCGCTGCATGAGCAGCGCCTCCGCTTTGAGCTTTTCGTTCTCGGCCACCAGGCTCGTGCTGCTGGTAATTTGCTCGGTGGCGCGCTGCCAAGTGCGAACCGGGAGGTCGGCCAGCCAGTAAAACGGCGTTAGCACCAGCCCCATCTGGCTGCGCAAGGGTTTGAGCGTCTCGAAACGGGCATCTACCACCATTAGCGCGACACAAAGTACGGCGAGCACCAAGAGGCGCACTCCGAGCAAAGGTCCTTTGGCGAATAGTGGTTTGATTGACAAGTCCTCGCAGCTACAGCTTCAAACTAAACGCGACAAGCCGAGAGCAGACCCTGGCCTGCTATCGGCTTGCGCTTGGAGCTTATCGCTTGAGCTTACTCAGTGGACAGCAAGTCCATGGCGTGACGGTCCATCATTTCCAGGGCTCGACCACCGCCGCGTGCCACGCAGGTCAGCGGCTCTTCCGCCACGATCACTGGCAGGCCAGTCTCTTGAGCCAGCAGCTTGTCGAGGTCGCGCAACAACGCGCCACCGCCGGTAAGCACCAGGCCACGTTCGGCAATATCCGAAGCCAGCTCAGGTGGCGACTGCTCAAGCGCGCTCTTGACCGCCTGCACGATGGTCGCCAGGGATTCCTGCAGCGCTTCGAGTACTTCGTTGGAGTTGAGGGTAAAGCTGCGCGGTACACCTTCGGCCAGGTTACGGCCACGCACATCGACTTCGCGGATGTCGCTGCTCGGGAATGCCGTACCGATTTCCTGCTTGATGCGTTCCGCAGTGGATTCGCCGATCAGGCTGCCATAGTTGCGACGCACATAGGTGACGATGGACTCGTCGAAACGATCCCCGCCCACCCGGACGGATTCGGCGTAAACCACACCATTGAGGGAGATCAGCGCGATCTCCGTGGTACCGCCGCCGATATCAACCACCATCGAGCCGCGGGCCTCGTCGACAGGCAGGCCGGCGCCGATGGCGGCTGCCATGGGTTCTTCGATCAGGAAGACTTCACGCGCGCCGGCACCCAGCGCAGATTCACGGATTGCACGGCGCTCAACCTGCGTAGATTTGCAGGGAACGCAGATCAGTACGCGAGGGCTGGGCTGGAGAAAGCTGTTTTCGTGAACCTTGTTGATGAAGTACTGCAGCATCTTTTCACAGACGCTGAAATCGGCGATCACGCCGTCTTTCATCGGGCGGATGGCGTTGATGTTGCCCGGTGTGCGGCCAAGCATGCGCTTGGCATCGGTACCTACAGCAACAACGCTTTTTTGGTTGCCATGGGTACGGATGGCGACGACCGACGGCTCGTTCAGGACGATGCCGCGATCGCGCACATAAATAAGGGTATTGGCAGTGCCCAGGTCGATCGACAAATCGCTGGAAAACATGCCACGCAGTTTCTTGAACATGGAGAAAGGGCCCTGGGGCAAACGCGTGGGGAAAAAAGTGCCGCAAACTCTAACAATGGTGGGAAGTTAGGGCAAGGCGCGTGTCCGCGCTTATCTGGTCAGACGTGAGCCACTGCGCGAAAAATGGACAGCGCCATCAGTTCATCGCAGGGGCCGCAAGCCGCAGCCGTGCTACCGACAAGCGCCTCAGGCATGTAAGATTGACGGCTTTTCCGGGCTCGAATGCCCGCCGCCGCGGTTCGACACCGTTGCCCTTGTGTTGGCCTTTGCCGACGGAAGGCATACCCGATTCGCTTCCTGTTGGAGATTCCCGATGGCGCTTGAACGCTCCGAGGTGGAAAAGATCGCTCATCTGGCCCGCCTGGGCCTGAATGAAGACGACCTGCCCCGCACCACCGAGACCCTGAACAACATCCTCGGCCTGATCGACCGCATGCAGGCCGTCGACACCAGCGGCATCGAACCCCTGGCGCATCCGCTGGAGACCTACCAGCGGCTGCGCTCCGACGCCGTCACCGAAAGCAATCAGCGCGACGCCTATCAGGCCATCGCCCCGGCCGTGGAAGACGGCCTGTATCTGGTTCCGCGGGTGATCGAGTAATGAAGGACGCCGACATGCATCAGTTGACCCTCGCCGAGATCGCCCGCGCGCTTGGCGACAAGCAGTTCTCCGCCGAGGAGCTGACCCGCTCGCTGCTGGCGCGCATCCAGCAGCTCGACCCACAGCTGAACAGCTTTATTACTGTCACCGAAGAGCAGGCCATCACCCAGGCCAAAGCCGCTGACGTGCGCCGCGCCAACGGCGAGAGCGGCGCTCTGCTGGGTGCACCGATCGGTCACAAGGACCTGTTCTGCACCCAGGGCATCCGCACCAGTTGCGGCTCGAAGATACTCGACAGCTTCCAATCGCCCTACAACGCCACTGTGGTCGAGCGGCTGGCCGCCGCTGGCGCCGTGTCGCTGGGCAAGCTGAACATGGACGAGTTCGCCATGGGCTCGGCTAACGAGTCGAGCTACTACGGCCCGGTAAAGAACCCTTGGGACCTGAGCCGTGTGCCCGGTGGATCGTCCGGTGGTTCCGCCGCGGCGGTTGCGGCGCGGCTGCTGCCCGCGGCCACAGGCAGCGACACGGGCGGTTCGATCCGCCAGCCTGCGGCGCTGACCAACCTCACCGGCCTCAAGCCCACCTACGGCCGCGTATCGCGCTGGGGCATGATCGCTTACGCCTCCAGCCTCGATCAGGGCGGCCCGCTGGCCCGCACAGCTGAAGACTGCGCGTTGATGCTCGGCGCCATGGCCGGCTTCGATACAAAGGACTCGACCAGCGTGGACCAGCCGCTGGACGACTACCTCGCCGCGCTGAGCAAGCCGCTGACCGGTCTGCGCATCGGCCTGCCGAAGGAGTACTTCGGCGAGGGCCTGGATGCCAAGATCGCCGACGCGGTGATGGCGGCAGTCGAGGTGCTGAAGAAGCTTGGCGCCACGGTGAAGGAGATCAGCCTGCCGAACATGCAGCACGCGATCCCCTCCTACTACGTGATCGCTCCGGCCGAGGCCAGCTCCAACCTGTCGCGTTTCGACGGCGTACGCTTCGGCTACCGCTGCGAAAACCCGGTCGACCTGACCGACCTCTACAAGCGCTCCCGCGCTGAGGGCTTCGGTGACGAAGTCCGCCGCCGGATTATGGTAGGTACCTATGCGCTGTCCGCCGGTTACTACGACGCTTACTACCTGAAAGCACAGAAGATCCGCCGACTGATCAAGAATGACTTCGTCAGCGCCTTCGACGACGTCGACGTCATCCTCGGCCCGACCACACCGAACCTGGCGTGGAAGCTTGGCGAAAAGAACAACGACCCGGTCTCGGCTTACCTCGAAGACATCTACACCATCACCGCCAACCTCGCGGGCATCCCCGGCCTCTCCATGCCGGCGGGCTTCATCGACGGTCTGCCGGTAGGCGTGCAGCTGCTGGCGCCCTACTTCCAGGAAGGTCGCCTGCTCAACGTCGCCCATCAGTACCAGCAGGTCACTGAATGGCACAAACAAGCTCCGAGCGGATTCTGAGGACGAACACATGCAATGGGAAACCGTGATCGGGCTGGAAATCCACGCACAGCTCGCGACTCAATCGAAAATCTTTTCGGGCAGCGCCACCACCTTTGGTGCCGAGCCCAACATCCAGGCCAGCCTGGTTGACCTCGGCATGCCCGGCACCCTGCCGGTGCTCAACGCCGAAGCCGTGCGCATGGCCTGCAAGTTCGGCCTGGCGATCGATGCCGAGATCGCCGAGAAGAACGTCTTTGCGCGCAAGAACTACTTCTACCCGGACCTTCCCAAGGGTTATCAGACCAGCCAGATGGACCATCCCATCGTCGGCAAGGGCTATCTGGACATCACCCTGGAAGATGGCACCACGCGCCGCATCGGCATCACCCGCGCCCACCTCGAAGAAGACGCAGGCAAGAGCCTGCACGAAGACTTCCAGGGCATGAGCGGGATCGACCTGAACCGCGCCGGCACGCCACTGCTGGAAATTGTCTCCGAGCCGGATATTCGTTCCGCGAAGGAAGCGGTGGCTTATGTCAAAGCCATTCACGCCCTGGTGCGCTACCTCGGCATCTGCGACGGCAACATGGCCGAAGGCTCGCTGCGCTGCGATTGCAACGTCTCGGTACGCCCGAAGGGACAGGCCGAGTTCGGCACCCGCGCCGAGATCAAGAACGTCAACTCTTTCCGCTTCATCGAGAAGGCAATCAATCACGAAGTGCAGCGGCAAATCGAACTGATCGAGGATGGCGGCAAGGTGGTGCAGGAAACCCGTCTGTACGACCCGAACAAGGACGAGACGCGCTCCATGCGCAGCAAGGAGGAAGCCAACGATTACCGCTACTTCCCCTGCCCCGACCTGCTGCCGGTCGTGATCGAGCAGACTTTCCTCGATGAAATCCGCGCCAGCCTGCCGGAGCTACCCGTCGAGAAGCGTGCACGCTTCGAACGCGAGTTTGGTCTATCCACCTACGATGCCGACGTGCTGGCGGCCAGTCGCGAAATGGCCGATTACTTCGAAGCGGTGCAAAAAGTCTGCGGTGACGCCAAGCTGGCCGCCAACTGGGTGATGGGCGAACTGTCCAGTCTGCTCAACAAGGAAGGTCTTGAGATCGACCAGTCTCCGGTATCGGCCGAACAACTGGGCGGCATGATCCTGCGCATCAAGGACAACACCATCAGCGGCAAAATCGCCAAGATGGTCTTCGAAGCGATGGCCGCCGGCGAAGGCTCGGCTGACGAGATCATCGAGAAGAAAGGCCTCAAGCAGGTCACCGATTCCGGTGCCATCGAAAAGATGCTGGACGAGGTGCTAGCCGCCAACGCCGAGCAGGTCGAGCAGTACCGCGCCAGCGACGAAGCCAAGCGCGGCAAGATGTTCGGCTTCTTCGTAGGCCAGGCCATGAAAGCCTCAAAGGGCAAGGCCAACCCCGCTCAGGTCAACCAGTTGCTCAAGCGCAAGCTGGAAGGCTGATTAGCACGGGCCCGTCTGGGCCCGTTACTTCTACACCGCGTGAATTCTCCACCGCGCCAAACGGATGAGTGAACGGCCGCGCGCTCACGTGCTCAAAACCTGACGAGACCGAACCAGAAACCGCTGCCTGATCCGTTCAGGAAGGATTGCTCATGCAAACCAGAATGCTGACCCTCCCTTTCCTGCTCGCCCTTGGCGCCGGCTGTACCGAATCGCCCGAGGCAGACGCAACCGAAAGTACGCTGACCCAGAAGGGCAAGGCGTCGTATTACGCGCGCAGCTTTCACGGCGAGCAGACGGCAAGCGGCGAAACCTTCAATCAGAACGAGCTGGTCGCTGCCCATAAAACGCTGCCCTTCGATACACGCGTACAGGTCACCAATCTTGAAAACGGCAAGCAGGTAACCGTTCGGATTAATGATCGAGGACCTTACAAGCCGGGTCGAATCATCGACTTATCCAGGGTCGCCGCTAACCGAATAGACCTGCTGGAGGATGGCGTCGCCCCCGTCAAGATCGAGACACTTGACTGAGTATTAGCAGAATCACCTAGAGGAGATTTGATGAGTTTGTTGACGTTTGGCTACCTGATTGGCGGTCTCGTTCTGCTGGTCATAGGCGCCGAAGGCTTGGTCCGTGGCGCCTCAAAGCTAGCCGCGCGCTTCGGCATATCACCGTTGATCATCGGCCTCACCGTCGTTGCATTCGGCACCAGCGCACCGGAAACAGCGGTCAGCATCCAGGCGTCTTTAGACGGCAGCGGCGACATCGCCGTCGGCAACGTCATCGGCAGCAATATTGCGAATATCCTGCTCATCCTCGGTCTTTCAGCACTCATCGCGCCGTTGGTGGTGTCACGTCAATTGGTGCGCCTTGACGTACCGGTGATGATCGGCGCAGGCGTGCTGACATTTGCCCTGGCCTGGAATGGCAGCGTTAGCCGTCTGGATGGCTGCATCCTGTTGGCGTTTCTGTTGCTTTACACCGCGTTTCTAGTGGCAGCGAGCAAACGCGAAAAGACGCTCGCTCGAGTGGACGAGTCGTTGGTGCAACCTGATACCGATACAGCCGAGGGCCCGTTCAGCTGGGTCATGCAGCTGCTACTCGTACTGCTCGGTTTGGCGCTGTTGATTCTCGGCTCCAACCTGCTGATTGAAGGCGCAGTTTCACTTGCCAGGGCATTGGGATTGTCGGAGCTGGTGATCGGGCTGACGGTTGTTGCGGTAGGCACGTCGATGCCGGAGCTGGCGACTTCGCTGCTGGCTGTCTACCGAGGCGAGCGGGACATTGCGGTCGGCAATGTCGTGGGCAGCTGTATATTCAACCTGTTATTGGTCCTCGGCGCGGGCGCGGTCGTCTCGGCCGACGGCCTCTCTATTTCGCCAAACGCGTTGGCGTTCGACCTGCCCGTCATGCTCGCGGTGTCCGCAGCCTGCCTACCGATATTTTTTTCCGGCTACCGCATCAATCGCTGGGAGGGATTGCTGTTCTTTGGCTACTACGCCGCCTATACCCTTTATCTGGTGATGTTTTCGACTGGCTTACCGGCAATCAACCTCTTGCGTCATGCAATGACTTGGTACGTATTGCCCTTGACCGCCATCACGCTTTTGGTGATCTTTCTGCGCGCCTGGAAACACCAGCGCTGAGCCACCCGGCCTCTTCCCTTGGAGCAACTCTTTCGTGTCCCTGATGACCTTCGTCTATTTGATAGCCGGCCTGGTGCTTCTTGTCGCCGGTGCTGAAG from Pseudomonas sp. DNDY-54 encodes:
- the mreC gene encoding rod shape-determining protein MreC, which encodes MLGVRLLVLAVLCVALMVVDARFETLKPLRSQMGLVLTPFYWLADLPVRTWQRATEQITSSTSLVAENEKLKAEALLMQRRLQKLAMLTEQNVRLRELLNSAALVDDKVIVSELIGLDPNPFTHRILIDKGERDGVFLGQPVLDASGLMGQVVEVMPYAARVLLLTDVTHSIPVQVNRNGLRAIAVGTGSPDYLELRHVAETADIKKGDLLVSSGLGQRFPSGYPVAQVTEVVRGSGQPFLIVRAIPTAMLNRSRYLLLVFSDSRSPEERATAAAQAQESADREAAEQASPESTEGSAEPPSQAPVAPNTTPESAGAPQ
- the rng gene encoding ribonuclease G: MSEEILMNITPMESRVAVVENGVLQEVHVERTQRRGIVGNIYKGKVVRVLPGMQAAFVDIGLERAAFIHASEISSREGNAVEPISALVHDGQALIVQVTKDPIGTKGARLTTQLSIPSRYLVYMPKTSHVGISLRIEDEGERERLKQVVAECIEAEGIKETGGFILRTAAEGAGSDEILMDIRYLRRLWEQIDSQMKTAGAPSVIYEDLSLAMRTLRDLVNPRIEKIRIDSRENFQKVSQFVGELMPELGEQLEHYPGERPIFDLYSVEDEIQKALERKVMLKSGGYLIIDPAEAMTTIDVNTGAFVGHRTLEETIFKTNLESATAIARQLRLRNIGGIIIIDFIDMEDEEHRRQVLRTLEKQLERDHAKTNIIGITELGLVQMTRKRTRESLEQVLCEPCLCCQGRGKLKTPETVCYEIFREILREARAYQPEGYRVLANQKVIDRLLDEESGNVADLESFIGRSIKFQVETMYSQEQYDVVLL
- the gatC gene encoding Asp-tRNA(Asn)/Glu-tRNA(Gln) amidotransferase subunit GatC, with amino-acid sequence MALERSEVEKIAHLARLGLNEDDLPRTTETLNNILGLIDRMQAVDTSGIEPLAHPLETYQRLRSDAVTESNQRDAYQAIAPAVEDGLYLVPRVIE
- a CDS encoding calcium/sodium antiporter — encoded protein: MSLLTFGYLIGGLVLLVIGAEGLVRGASKLAARFGISPLIIGLTVVAFGTSAPETAVSIQASLDGSGDIAVGNVIGSNIANILLILGLSALIAPLVVSRQLVRLDVPVMIGAGVLTFALAWNGSVSRLDGCILLAFLLLYTAFLVAASKREKTLARVDESLVQPDTDTAEGPFSWVMQLLLVLLGLALLILGSNLLIEGAVSLARALGLSELVIGLTVVAVGTSMPELATSLLAVYRGERDIAVGNVVGSCIFNLLLVLGAGAVVSADGLSISPNALAFDLPVMLAVSAACLPIFFSGYRINRWEGLLFFGYYAAYTLYLVMFSTGLPAINLLRHAMTWYVLPLTAITLLVIFLRAWKHQR
- the mreB gene encoding rod shape-determining protein MreB — translated: MFKKLRGMFSSDLSIDLGTANTLIYVRDRGIVLNEPSVVAIRTHGNQKSVVAVGTDAKRMLGRTPGNINAIRPMKDGVIADFSVCEKMLQYFINKVHENSFLQPSPRVLICVPCKSTQVERRAIRESALGAGAREVFLIEEPMAAAIGAGLPVDEARGSMVVDIGGGTTEIALISLNGVVYAESVRVGGDRFDESIVTYVRRNYGSLIGESTAERIKQEIGTAFPSSDIREVDVRGRNLAEGVPRSFTLNSNEVLEALQESLATIVQAVKSALEQSPPELASDIAERGLVLTGGGALLRDLDKLLAQETGLPVIVAEEPLTCVARGGGRALEMMDRHAMDLLSTE
- a CDS encoding septal ring lytic transglycosylase RlpA family protein, with amino-acid sequence MQTRMLTLPFLLALGAGCTESPEADATESTLTQKGKASYYARSFHGEQTASGETFNQNELVAAHKTLPFDTRVQVTNLENGKQVTVRINDRGPYKPGRIIDLSRVAANRIDLLEDGVAPVKIETLD
- the gatA gene encoding Asp-tRNA(Asn)/Glu-tRNA(Gln) amidotransferase subunit GatA codes for the protein MHQLTLAEIARALGDKQFSAEELTRSLLARIQQLDPQLNSFITVTEEQAITQAKAADVRRANGESGALLGAPIGHKDLFCTQGIRTSCGSKILDSFQSPYNATVVERLAAAGAVSLGKLNMDEFAMGSANESSYYGPVKNPWDLSRVPGGSSGGSAAAVAARLLPAATGSDTGGSIRQPAALTNLTGLKPTYGRVSRWGMIAYASSLDQGGPLARTAEDCALMLGAMAGFDTKDSTSVDQPLDDYLAALSKPLTGLRIGLPKEYFGEGLDAKIADAVMAAVEVLKKLGATVKEISLPNMQHAIPSYYVIAPAEASSNLSRFDGVRFGYRCENPVDLTDLYKRSRAEGFGDEVRRRIMVGTYALSAGYYDAYYLKAQKIRRLIKNDFVSAFDDVDVILGPTTPNLAWKLGEKNNDPVSAYLEDIYTITANLAGIPGLSMPAGFIDGLPVGVQLLAPYFQEGRLLNVAHQYQQVTEWHKQAPSGF
- a CDS encoding Maf family protein, giving the protein MPALFLASASPRRRELLRQIGVPFSLLSVSVDETPDSNETPEVYVQRLAREKALAGLALADDASACVLGADTTVVLDQIILGKPADRAEALATLEALSGREHEVMTAVALASQSGCVVRLVTSRVRFRAIRRDEAEAYWASGEPQDKAGSYAIQGWGAVFVSALEGSYSGVVGLPLCETAQLLDAHGVAYWTKSSV
- the gatB gene encoding Asp-tRNA(Asn)/Glu-tRNA(Gln) amidotransferase subunit GatB, with the translated sequence MQWETVIGLEIHAQLATQSKIFSGSATTFGAEPNIQASLVDLGMPGTLPVLNAEAVRMACKFGLAIDAEIAEKNVFARKNYFYPDLPKGYQTSQMDHPIVGKGYLDITLEDGTTRRIGITRAHLEEDAGKSLHEDFQGMSGIDLNRAGTPLLEIVSEPDIRSAKEAVAYVKAIHALVRYLGICDGNMAEGSLRCDCNVSVRPKGQAEFGTRAEIKNVNSFRFIEKAINHEVQRQIELIEDGGKVVQETRLYDPNKDETRSMRSKEEANDYRYFPCPDLLPVVIEQTFLDEIRASLPELPVEKRARFEREFGLSTYDADVLAASREMADYFEAVQKVCGDAKLAANWVMGELSSLLNKEGLEIDQSPVSAEQLGGMILRIKDNTISGKIAKMVFEAMAAGEGSADEIIEKKGLKQVTDSGAIEKMLDEVLAANAEQVEQYRASDEAKRGKMFGFFVGQAMKASKGKANPAQVNQLLKRKLEG
- the mreD gene encoding rod shape-determining protein MreD, which gives rise to MISGRLNNGWVIWLSLLVALLLSVAPMPESFGLARPLWLGMFIAYWAIALPHRGGMGAAFFFGLMLDVLSGTLLGQNGLPLILVTFLVLSLQQRLRMFPLLQQSLVLLVILGLGQLVQLWLNTLTGNRPPTLLFLVPVPVSALLWPWVFVALQWARRRFNVY